In Verrucomicrobiia bacterium, the following proteins share a genomic window:
- a CDS encoding translocation/assembly module TamB domain-containing protein yields the protein MPWSRHYRKVLLVIGFSAAGLLSLVLALPLWFPWVLRPLASSQGVHYGQYQREGYARFSLRDVSLTTSGLRFHAARLDALVPSAWLWRKAIGPANPKTFLSIADWRLETLASAASSQTSVSAEFQTASELLAWLRRSVPAAALSNGALQVETRSILIPTVLWQNGFLRAGVELPSRGERLALDANLGNGTPFALQVHSPSLRLDASIALATNSLGLSVQASGLWWSNHIQLAAQFGRTGTLPESASLRAADFHLPGKAVDMPYQELEGSLSGTWQKGEFAFDLNANGRPGEAQTNVPPFKLELRASGDTNAVAVQTADISSPWLTARLGQPATIYRQGRLLRAPTTLMVSADLGQQPFVPVTGRLEGKADFFPGPGKLPVARFDLAGTEIGTASVRAQEARVQGSVVWPWLEVTRAAGRFTDGSEITAHGRIELQKKEVAAGSFEFRGPLPGRWLPRGYSYRELAVSGSLNGPLEHLQHGGEVNAAGVSRPGLRPLEVRLRWKGEEETISQINAEAMAGHSTLRLTGSARGSGDGLEIDLASLDLFTNQQPLLRLTQPCHVFVGYSKGSNLMQVATSPLAFRGPGGDAQGQATFEWPRRGTLQLRLAGIHSGLLGSFLTNQLPDVEIEKLQARSSWTNGPVAFGLDLAAKAVVSEPPGWLLSQADLTNPPARKPSKSVEAGKLVSSRSSEVASGSLPLSLDLKAAGDASGILITNFAINSQTSVVAVVRGLIPITLNPASASNIVQIDMARPLQLSASTEPSAFFWRTLAEWTGTTLRKPNLDVNVSGTWASPQGHINLRAAQVQFRGARAALPALEDLDVKVQLDREQARLTQGSVRVQGQLLSCTGELPLGRGFWAGLKQKKLPSWQKASGRLLMHEAELGAFEPLFPELLAPQGELDLDISLLAGGKFEGQLEIIQARTRPLGSIGPVRDINVKMRLNNRMLKLEQATAQVSSARLNLTGQADLRGTDWLDGTLPPFEFSLSGSDVPLSRSPSSIIRSDLLLGVVKTNGAPPLVSGIATLRDSYFLSDLADLIPGKVATPQKRPPYFSVADPLLADWRLNVEVQGERFLKVRTTLFNGEVSANLKVSGTLEDPIALGDLRIDSGAVTFPFGSLQVQQGLVNLTSADPYRPELAITAASKQFGYDIRMEVTGPADSPIIQFNSTPPLSSEQILLMVTAGQLPQGTFSLTPQQRAQTMGVFLGRGMLSKLGFGDEAQQRLTIRSGEEISDQGRPTYHIEYKLTDRWSLEGEYDRFGDFDAGFKWRIYSK from the coding sequence ATGCCTTGGAGCCGGCATTACAGGAAAGTACTCCTTGTCATTGGTTTTAGCGCAGCAGGCTTGCTGTCGCTGGTGCTGGCGTTGCCTTTATGGTTTCCATGGGTGCTGAGGCCCTTGGCTTCGAGTCAGGGGGTCCATTATGGGCAGTACCAGCGCGAGGGTTACGCCCGGTTTTCGCTCCGTGATGTCTCTCTCACAACCAGCGGCCTAAGATTTCATGCCGCCCGCCTCGATGCTTTGGTTCCGAGCGCGTGGCTATGGCGCAAGGCCATTGGCCCTGCCAATCCAAAAACCTTTTTGAGCATTGCAGATTGGCGGCTGGAAACCCTTGCCAGCGCCGCCTCCAGCCAAACCTCCGTTTCCGCGGAATTCCAAACGGCTTCCGAATTGCTCGCCTGGCTGCGGCGCTCGGTTCCGGCAGCAGCCCTTTCTAATGGAGCGCTTCAGGTCGAGACGAGGTCCATTCTGATTCCCACAGTTTTATGGCAAAATGGTTTTTTACGAGCGGGGGTTGAATTGCCGAGCCGAGGGGAGCGCTTGGCCCTCGATGCCAACCTCGGCAATGGAACGCCTTTTGCCCTTCAGGTGCATTCCCCTTCGCTTCGGCTCGACGCGTCAATTGCATTGGCAACTAATTCGTTGGGACTCAGTGTGCAGGCCAGCGGTTTGTGGTGGAGCAATCATATCCAGTTGGCCGCGCAATTTGGCCGGACCGGAACCCTGCCGGAAAGCGCCAGCTTGCGCGCGGCTGATTTCCATCTGCCAGGCAAGGCAGTGGATATGCCGTACCAGGAACTTGAGGGGTCGTTGTCCGGGACATGGCAGAAGGGAGAATTTGCTTTTGACCTGAACGCCAATGGCCGGCCAGGCGAAGCCCAAACGAATGTCCCTCCGTTCAAACTGGAGTTGCGGGCCAGCGGTGACACTAACGCCGTTGCGGTCCAAACGGCGGATATTTCCTCGCCATGGTTGACGGCGAGATTAGGACAGCCGGCGACAATTTATCGACAGGGCCGGCTTCTGCGGGCGCCGACGACCTTGATGGTGTCGGCGGACCTGGGGCAGCAGCCGTTCGTGCCGGTAACGGGCCGGCTGGAAGGGAAAGCGGATTTTTTTCCTGGCCCGGGCAAACTCCCGGTGGCGCGATTCGATTTGGCAGGGACGGAAATTGGGACTGCATCGGTGCGAGCGCAGGAGGCAAGGGTTCAAGGGTCAGTGGTTTGGCCTTGGCTGGAGGTGACCCGAGCCGCGGGGCGATTTACCGATGGTTCAGAGATCACGGCTCATGGCAGAATCGAGTTGCAGAAGAAAGAAGTCGCAGCGGGTTCGTTTGAATTTCGCGGGCCATTGCCAGGGCGCTGGTTGCCGCGTGGTTACTCGTATCGGGAGCTTGCGGTCTCAGGGAGCTTGAATGGTCCGTTGGAGCATCTGCAACATGGGGGTGAAGTGAACGCTGCGGGGGTTTCACGTCCCGGTCTGCGCCCGCTGGAAGTGCGTCTGCGGTGGAAAGGGGAGGAGGAAACGATTTCGCAAATCAATGCAGAGGCCATGGCCGGCCACTCGACTCTTCGCCTGACGGGTTCGGCAAGAGGGTCCGGGGACGGGTTGGAGATCGACCTGGCGTCGCTTGATCTATTCACCAACCAGCAACCCCTGTTGCGCTTGACGCAGCCGTGTCATGTTTTCGTGGGCTATTCAAAAGGGAGCAATCTCATGCAGGTTGCCACGAGTCCTCTTGCGTTCAGAGGTCCGGGGGGAGATGCGCAAGGCCAGGCAACATTCGAGTGGCCAAGGCGGGGGACCCTTCAGCTCAGATTAGCCGGCATCCATAGCGGTCTGCTAGGCTCATTTCTCACCAACCAATTGCCGGATGTTGAAATAGAGAAACTGCAAGCGAGGTCGAGTTGGACCAACGGGCCGGTTGCCTTTGGGCTCGATTTGGCGGCCAAGGCGGTTGTGAGCGAACCGCCCGGCTGGCTGCTGAGCCAGGCGGATTTAACAAACCCCCCGGCTCGAAAGCCCTCCAAATCAGTGGAAGCAGGAAAGCTAGTTTCTTCTCGAAGCAGCGAGGTGGCCTCTGGCTCTCTGCCACTGAGCCTCGATTTGAAAGCGGCTGGGGATGCATCCGGGATACTGATCACCAACTTTGCGATCAATTCCCAGACGTCGGTTGTGGCCGTGGTGCGTGGATTGATTCCCATAACGCTGAACCCGGCGTCCGCGAGTAACATCGTGCAGATCGATATGGCCCGGCCTCTGCAACTGAGTGCCAGCACCGAGCCGAGCGCCTTTTTTTGGCGCACTCTGGCTGAGTGGACCGGGACAACGCTCAGAAAACCGAACCTCGATGTGAATGTGTCGGGCACTTGGGCTTCTCCTCAAGGACACATCAATTTACGCGCGGCGCAAGTGCAGTTTCGGGGCGCGCGCGCCGCGCTGCCCGCGTTGGAGGACCTCGATGTGAAGGTTCAATTGGACCGCGAGCAGGCGCGTCTGACTCAGGGGAGCGTCCGGGTCCAGGGCCAACTGTTGAGCTGCACGGGAGAACTGCCGCTGGGCCGGGGATTTTGGGCCGGGCTCAAGCAGAAAAAGCTGCCATCATGGCAAAAGGCCAGCGGGCGGCTGCTCATGCATGAGGCGGAGCTGGGGGCTTTTGAACCACTGTTTCCCGAGTTGCTGGCGCCTCAGGGTGAACTCGATCTGGATATCTCGCTGCTGGCGGGCGGAAAATTCGAGGGACAGTTGGAAATTATCCAGGCGCGCACACGCCCGCTGGGCAGCATTGGTCCCGTGCGTGATATTAATGTCAAAATGCGGCTGAACAATCGCATGCTGAAGTTGGAGCAGGCCACAGCCCAGGTCAGCAGCGCCAGGCTTAATCTCACCGGCCAGGCTGACTTGCGCGGGACGGATTGGCTAGACGGAACTCTGCCACCATTCGAGTTCTCACTCAGTGGGAGCGATGTCCCGCTGTCGCGGAGCCCCTCGTCGATAATCCGAAGCGACCTGCTGCTGGGAGTTGTCAAAACAAACGGCGCTCCCCCGCTGGTTTCGGGCATCGCCACCTTGCGGGACAGTTATTTTTTAAGTGATTTGGCGGACCTGATTCCGGGCAAAGTGGCCACGCCCCAGAAGCGGCCACCGTATTTCAGCGTGGCCGATCCCTTGCTGGCGGATTGGCGGTTGAATGTGGAGGTACAAGGGGAGCGCTTCCTCAAAGTCCGCACAACGCTCTTCAACGGGGAAGTGTCGGCCAATCTCAAGGTGAGTGGCACCTTGGAAGACCCCATTGCCCTTGGCGATTTGCGCATTGATTCTGGCGCGGTGACTTTTCCTTTTGGCAGCCTGCAGGTCCAGCAAGGGTTGGTAAATCTGACCAGCGCCGACCCGTATCGGCCAGAACTTGCTATTACAGCGGCCTCGAAGCAGTTCGGCTACGACATCCGGATGGAGGTCACCGGGCCGGCGGATTCGCCGATCATTCAATTCAACTCGACGCCCCCGCTCAGTTCGGAGCAGATTCTATTGATGGTAACCGCCGGGCAATTGCCGCAAGGGACTTTCAGCTTGACGCCCCAGCAGCGCGCCCAAACCATGGGCGTGTTCCTCGGGCGCGGGATGCTGTCTAAGCTCGGTTTTGGCGACGAGGCCCAGCAGCGGTTAACCATCCGCTCCGGGGAGGAGATTAGCGACCAGGGCCGTCCGACGTATCATATCGAATACAAACTGACCGACCGTTGGTCTTTGGAAGGGGAATACGACCGCTTTGGCGATTTTGATGCCGGGTTCAAATGGCGCATTTATTCAAAGTAG
- a CDS encoding YdcF family protein, with protein sequence MNRKRLLIIAALAAGLLTLIVVAGVVFPQQLLCVDNGNVQADALVVLGGGSYERPLRAAQLFADHAAPRILVSGRGDCETNRQLLESRGVPAQAIQIECNSKNTFQNALFSIRLLRADGARRVILVTSWYHSRRALRCFQHDAADIQFFSRPAYFGYDRSEWRRQGMWHYIGLEYVKLAGYWLRYGVRP encoded by the coding sequence GTGAACCGCAAACGCCTTCTCATCATCGCCGCCCTCGCCGCCGGGTTGCTGACCCTCATTGTCGTCGCTGGAGTGGTCTTTCCCCAACAACTCCTCTGCGTGGACAACGGAAACGTGCAGGCCGACGCCCTGGTCGTCCTGGGCGGCGGTTCGTACGAGCGCCCGCTGCGCGCAGCCCAATTATTCGCCGACCACGCAGCGCCGCGCATTCTGGTGAGCGGGCGCGGGGATTGCGAGACGAACAGACAACTGCTCGAATCGCGCGGAGTGCCGGCCCAAGCTATCCAAATCGAGTGCAATTCGAAAAACACCTTCCAAAACGCCCTGTTCAGCATCCGCTTGCTCCGGGCTGATGGGGCCAGGCGCGTTATCCTGGTCACTTCCTGGTATCACTCAAGGCGCGCCCTGCGGTGCTTCCAACATGACGCCGCCGACATCCAATTCTTTTCACGCCCCGCCTATTTCGGGTACGACCGCTCCGAATGGCGTCGGCAAGGCATGTGGCATTACATCGGACTGGAGTACGTGAAGCTGGCCGGGTATTGGCTTCGCTATGGGGTAAGGCCATGA
- a CDS encoding exosortase/archaeosortase family protein → MTLIVLLFLWIRLVEQLRWEWTFNPQYGYGWAVPCLCLYLAFRRIRASDPQSQPAPQPAGTWFLAVAALLYAPIRLVQQANPEWRLVSWTLAFEVIAMTLLLAGQWRAPVKRLLKTRILFPLLFFLLAVPWPTLMESPVIRWLTGANAAATVEVLNLAAIPAIQHGNLVEVRTGIVAIDPACSGIRSFQAALMLAVFFGEVYSLTALRRVICVMAALALTFGFNLIRTTVLCWVAATKGPAAIAAWHDPAGIAILAACFLCLWYLASANRPRASCRGRREEAPVSNGFLRNIKALRTSWRPIPFKLAAALAGWLLVVEVGAECWYRAHENPRTTAPLSWTVEFPKAQPAFQELFLNADARRVLRYDQARSAAWDEGANLKWQAIFLRWNPGRLAAHMAKSHIPEVCLTAAGAQLTRQIGPRQLDIGGLALPFKCYAFTQGASQVHVLYCLAEDRHGSLNTKGATGYRGRLQAVVDGRRNGGQRSLELAVWGIDDDAQADQALLAQARNLIRLQPQPSS, encoded by the coding sequence ATGACTTTAATCGTTCTTCTGTTTCTTTGGATTCGGCTGGTCGAGCAATTGCGCTGGGAATGGACCTTCAACCCGCAGTACGGTTACGGCTGGGCTGTGCCCTGCCTGTGCCTGTACCTGGCCTTTAGGCGAATCCGGGCTTCCGACCCACAGTCGCAACCTGCACCTCAGCCCGCCGGCACATGGTTCCTGGCCGTCGCAGCCCTGCTCTACGCCCCCATACGCCTCGTGCAACAGGCCAATCCCGAGTGGCGCCTGGTAAGCTGGACTCTCGCCTTCGAGGTGATCGCCATGACCCTGCTCCTGGCCGGACAATGGCGCGCGCCAGTGAAACGCTTGCTCAAAACCCGCATTCTGTTCCCGTTGCTTTTCTTCCTGCTGGCCGTCCCCTGGCCAACGCTGATGGAAAGCCCGGTTATTCGATGGCTCACCGGCGCGAATGCCGCGGCAACCGTCGAGGTCCTCAACCTGGCCGCCATTCCCGCTATCCAACACGGCAACTTGGTCGAAGTGCGCACTGGCATCGTCGCCATCGACCCGGCCTGCAGCGGCATTCGCTCCTTTCAAGCGGCTCTGATGCTCGCGGTTTTTTTCGGCGAGGTCTATTCCTTAACCGCCTTGCGACGGGTCATCTGTGTAATGGCCGCCTTGGCCTTAACATTCGGATTCAATCTCATCCGGACAACCGTGCTCTGCTGGGTGGCAGCCACGAAGGGCCCAGCCGCCATCGCCGCTTGGCATGACCCAGCCGGTATAGCGATTCTTGCAGCATGCTTTCTTTGCCTGTGGTATCTCGCGTCCGCAAACCGCCCGCGCGCATCCTGTAGAGGCCGGCGCGAGGAGGCTCCTGTCTCAAATGGTTTCCTCAGGAATATAAAAGCCCTGCGCACCTCCTGGCGCCCCATCCCCTTCAAGTTGGCTGCCGCCCTTGCCGGCTGGCTTCTGGTAGTCGAGGTCGGCGCCGAGTGCTGGTATCGCGCCCACGAAAACCCTCGTACAACAGCCCCATTGAGCTGGACGGTCGAATTCCCCAAAGCTCAGCCTGCATTCCAGGAGCTTTTTCTCAATGCGGACGCGCGCCGCGTTTTGCGTTATGACCAAGCCCGCTCCGCAGCGTGGGATGAAGGCGCCAACTTGAAATGGCAGGCGATTTTCCTCCGTTGGAATCCGGGGCGCCTCGCAGCGCACATGGCCAAAAGCCACATCCCCGAAGTCTGCCTGACGGCCGCCGGAGCCCAATTGACCCGCCAAATCGGCCCGCGCCAACTCGATATAGGTGGACTCGCACTGCCCTTCAAGTGCTATGCCTTCACACAAGGCGCCTCGCAGGTCCACGTGCTTTATTGCCTGGCAGAAGATCGACACGGCTCCCTCAATACCAAAGGGGCCACAGGTTACCGGGGCCGGCTCCAGGCAGTCGTTGATGGCCGGCGCAATGGCGGCCAACGCTCACTCGAACTGGCTGTCTGGGGAATCGACGACGATGCCCAAGCCGACCAAGCCCTGCTGGCCCAAGCCCGTAATCTCATTCGGCTGCAGCCGCAACCCTCATCGTAA
- a CDS encoding glycosyltransferase family 2 protein yields the protein MYRDKKVVVVMPAYNAAKTLRQTYEEVMEQELVDCIILVDDHSRDDTVAVARTLKGMQVHVHEVNMGYGGNQKTCYRLALEAGADIIIMIHPDYQYTPKLIPAMVSIIGNGLHPCVLGSRILGGYALRGGMPLWKYVSNRALTFAENILLGAKLSEYHTGYRAFSRQILETLRLAENSDDFVFDNQMLAQILWHGFTIAEVSCPTKYFPEASSINLRRSIKYGLGCLGTGLRFRLARNGLGGARLFPRPAENAVQDMSAARL from the coding sequence ATGTATCGAGACAAAAAAGTGGTGGTAGTGATGCCGGCCTATAATGCGGCCAAAACCTTGCGCCAGACTTATGAAGAAGTCATGGAGCAGGAGTTGGTGGATTGCATTATCCTGGTCGATGATCATAGCCGTGACGACACAGTGGCTGTGGCGCGCACTCTGAAAGGGATGCAGGTGCACGTGCATGAGGTCAACATGGGCTATGGCGGCAACCAAAAGACTTGCTACCGTCTGGCCCTCGAGGCGGGCGCCGACATCATTATTATGATTCATCCCGATTACCAGTACACCCCCAAGCTCATTCCGGCGATGGTCTCGATTATCGGCAATGGCCTCCATCCCTGTGTCCTGGGCAGCCGCATTCTGGGCGGTTACGCCTTGAGAGGGGGAATGCCTCTATGGAAATACGTCTCGAATCGCGCTCTGACGTTTGCCGAGAATATCCTCCTGGGCGCGAAGCTGTCTGAATATCATACGGGCTATCGCGCGTTTTCGAGGCAAATCCTCGAAACGCTGCGCCTGGCGGAAAACTCGGATGATTTCGTTTTCGATAATCAGATGCTGGCCCAAATCCTCTGGCACGGCTTCACGATTGCTGAAGTGAGTTGTCCGACCAAATATTTTCCGGAAGCCTCATCGATCAATTTGCGGCGGAGTATCAAATACGGTTTGGGTTGCCTGGGGACCGGGCTGCGGTTTCGGTTGGCCAGGAACGGGCTGGGCGGGGCGAGGCTTTTCCCAAGACCGGCCGAAAATGCGGTTCAAGATATGAGCGCGGCGAGGCTCTAA
- a CDS encoding IMP dehydrogenase, with product MAISKESDGLDSKFYKPADAFFPAYNNIGLTYDDVTLATMYSEVLPRETQLDTNLAEGLHLNIPVVSSDMDTVTESRMAIAMALNGGLGLVHYNMPDREQLSMVSRVKNHVHGLIQEPIKATPDQSIGDILDLIEKKHFTFSTFPVVDGQGKLVGLLPGHVVKARHAKRKVIEALTPRAQVQTIPRKELGRDPIAKADKFFTDHPGIHKLLVVDDQDRLHGLFTLSDVERISQERNAQFKPARDSQFRLICGAAVSATRNAFGELDRDRILAHVEGLVERGLDAVAVSTAHGHSKGVGDTVRMLRDAFPKLPIIAGNVTSGAGVEFLAECGANVIKVGQGPGSICTTRIVAGVGIPQLTALYVSSRAAQRKRVSLLADGGITKSGDIVKALALASAVICGGILAGCPEAPGEVMEFSGKLYKQYRGMGSLAAMKVGSAARYGHGPDLTRKVAPEGVEALKEVTGSVDRVLAQLIGGIQSGMGYLGAANLDQLREKARFIRVSPAGQREAAPHDVVELKTGN from the coding sequence ATGGCAATAAGCAAAGAGTCCGACGGCCTCGATTCAAAGTTTTACAAACCTGCCGATGCGTTCTTTCCGGCGTATAACAACATCGGGCTGACCTATGACGATGTAACACTCGCCACGATGTATTCGGAGGTGTTGCCTCGGGAAACCCAACTCGACACAAATCTGGCTGAGGGTTTGCATCTCAATATCCCGGTTGTTTCGTCTGACATGGACACGGTAACTGAGTCCCGGATGGCCATTGCGATGGCGCTCAATGGCGGGCTGGGCCTGGTTCATTACAACATGCCTGACCGCGAGCAACTCTCGATGGTCAGCCGCGTCAAAAACCATGTCCACGGCCTCATCCAGGAGCCGATCAAGGCGACACCCGACCAGTCGATTGGCGATATCCTGGATTTAATCGAAAAGAAACATTTTACCTTCAGCACGTTTCCCGTGGTGGATGGACAGGGCAAGCTGGTGGGCCTGTTGCCGGGGCACGTGGTCAAAGCGCGTCATGCCAAACGCAAAGTCATCGAGGCGCTGACACCCCGGGCGCAGGTCCAAACCATTCCGCGCAAGGAGTTGGGCCGTGACCCCATCGCCAAGGCGGATAAATTCTTTACGGACCATCCCGGCATTCACAAGTTGCTGGTGGTGGACGATCAGGACCGGTTGCACGGTTTGTTCACCCTGAGCGACGTCGAGCGCATCTCCCAGGAGCGCAACGCCCAATTCAAACCGGCCCGTGATTCCCAGTTCCGCTTAATTTGCGGCGCCGCCGTGTCCGCCACCCGCAATGCCTTTGGCGAATTGGACCGGGACCGCATCCTGGCGCATGTCGAGGGGCTGGTTGAACGCGGCCTGGATGCCGTGGCTGTTTCGACCGCGCACGGACACAGCAAAGGCGTGGGCGATACCGTGCGGATGTTGCGCGATGCCTTTCCGAAACTGCCGATTATCGCCGGGAATGTGACCAGCGGCGCCGGGGTGGAATTCCTTGCTGAGTGCGGGGCCAATGTGATCAAAGTGGGCCAGGGGCCTGGTTCGATCTGCACCACGCGGATTGTGGCGGGAGTGGGCATCCCGCAATTGACGGCGCTGTATGTTTCTTCGCGGGCGGCCCAACGCAAACGCGTGTCGCTGCTGGCCGATGGGGGCATCACCAAGTCCGGCGACATCGTCAAGGCCCTCGCGCTCGCTAGCGCGGTCATTTGTGGGGGCATCCTGGCGGGCTGCCCGGAAGCCCCGGGCGAGGTAATGGAGTTCAGCGGCAAACTTTACAAACAATATCGGGGCATGGGCAGTCTGGCGGCGATGAAGGTCGGCTCGGCTGCGCGCTATGGCCATGGGCCGGATTTAACACGCAAAGTCGCTCCGGAAGGCGTCGAGGCCTTGAAAGAGGTGACCGGCTCGGTGGACCGCGTCCTGGCCCAGCTCATCGGAGGCATCCAGTCCGGAATGGGTTACCTGGGCGCCGCGAATCTGGACCAACTGCGTGAGAAAGCCCGGTTCATCCGAGTCAGCCCCGCCGGCCAGCGAGAAGCCGCCCCGCATGATGTGGTTGAGTTGAAGACGGGAAACTAA
- a CDS encoding ABC transporter permease subunit: MNTVLALSGVVIKELYRRKDFYVLFVLTAVLTLLMGSVTFFHDPKIVRYLKDICLLLIWISALVIAIGTTARQIPAERENRTIFPLLAKPVTRAQVVVGKFVGCWLATGLCLLVFYLFFAIISGSRENHWPLLQTLQALWLQWAMLGIVVALVLLGSVVFTAPSSNATICFVVILGILLLGRHLNQVALQQSEPLRTIVYAIYFALPHLEWYDLRDFVIYDHGLIAWTDCALATLYAALYTTFLLFGAWLVFRRRSLNL, from the coding sequence GTGAACACCGTCCTCGCCCTGTCGGGCGTTGTCATTAAAGAACTCTATCGCCGGAAGGATTTTTATGTCCTGTTCGTTCTGACGGCGGTGCTAACTCTATTGATGGGGTCAGTGACCTTTTTCCACGACCCAAAGATTGTCCGCTATCTGAAGGACATTTGCCTGCTCCTGATCTGGATTTCCGCCCTGGTGATTGCCATCGGCACTACCGCCCGCCAAATCCCTGCCGAGCGAGAGAATCGGACAATCTTCCCCCTGCTGGCCAAGCCGGTGACCCGCGCCCAGGTCGTGGTAGGCAAATTCGTGGGGTGCTGGCTGGCCACCGGGCTTTGTCTGCTGGTTTTCTACCTGTTCTTCGCGATTATCAGCGGCTCGCGTGAAAACCACTGGCCGTTGCTGCAAACCCTTCAGGCCCTTTGGCTGCAATGGGCGATGCTCGGGATTGTTGTGGCCCTGGTGCTTCTGGGTTCGGTCGTATTTACCGCCCCTTCTTCTAATGCGACGATTTGCTTTGTGGTTATCCTGGGCATCCTGCTGCTGGGGCGCCACCTCAACCAGGTCGCCCTCCAACAATCCGAACCGTTGCGCACGATTGTCTATGCCATCTATTTCGCCCTGCCCCACCTGGAATGGTACGACTTACGGGATTTCGTGATTTACGATCATGGGTTGATTGCCTGGACCGACTGCGCCCTGGCCACCCTGTACGCCGCGCTCTACACAACCTTTCTGCTCTTTGGGGCTTGGTTGGTGTTCCGCCGGCGGTCGTTGAATTTGTAA
- a CDS encoding ABC transporter ATP-binding protein yields MGAQVMETILETKDLTVEFKGQTRRQGTKVAVKGLNLKVHAGEVFGFLGPNGAGKTTTMNVLLGFVHATSGTASLFGVDVRQPIARRRIGYLPEMTYYYKFLSAEELLRFYARIFHISRAETDRRIDWLLKLVELDQAAKRPIKTYSKGMQQRVGLAQALINDPDLLILDEPTSGLDPLGRMKVREIIQRLKDQGKTVFFSSHELGEVETVCDRIAIINEGELKVVGRVADLIEEHHANLEKIFLNIIGYATEVTA; encoded by the coding sequence ATGGGCGCGCAGGTAATGGAAACTATCCTCGAGACAAAAGATTTAACCGTTGAGTTTAAGGGACAAACACGCCGGCAAGGAACTAAAGTGGCCGTAAAGGGCCTCAATTTAAAAGTTCATGCCGGAGAAGTCTTTGGCTTTTTAGGCCCGAACGGCGCCGGCAAAACCACAACCATGAACGTGCTGCTGGGTTTCGTGCACGCCACCAGCGGGACGGCCTCCCTGTTTGGCGTCGATGTGCGCCAGCCCATCGCCCGCCGGCGCATCGGTTACCTGCCCGAGATGACTTATTATTACAAGTTTCTGAGCGCCGAGGAATTGCTGCGATTTTACGCCCGAATTTTCCACATCAGTCGCGCCGAAACCGATCGGCGCATCGATTGGTTGCTAAAGCTGGTCGAACTGGATCAGGCCGCAAAGCGTCCCATCAAAACCTACTCCAAAGGCATGCAGCAGCGGGTTGGCCTGGCCCAGGCCCTCATCAACGACCCGGACTTGCTCATCCTGGACGAACCGACCAGCGGCCTCGACCCGCTGGGGCGCATGAAGGTGCGCGAAATCATTCAACGCCTCAAAGACCAGGGCAAGACGGTCTTCTTTTCCTCGCATGAATTGGGCGAGGTCGAGACCGTATGCGACCGCATCGCGATCATCAATGAAGGCGAATTGAAGGTGGTAGGACGCGTGGCCGATCTAATCGAAGAACACCACGCGAACCTCGAAAAGATTTTCCTCAACATCATTGGCTACGCAACGGAGGTGACGGCGTGA
- a CDS encoding ABC transporter permease subunit gives MTFLPIAQRELRAASRRRSTFRVRWWTALWAIVYGGISLIGASFISGRKVGQILFEMLTFYAFVLCLLAGGYLTSDALSQERREGTLGLLFLTDLKGYDIVLGKLMATSLNAFYCLLALLPVTAFPLLLGGVTGSEFWRMALALLNTLFFSLAAGMFVSTFMRHSERAMLGALFVVLLFGAVLPLLAGTRMPGQLAHRIHPAWVSPFYAFHYSAGNFYPRQPRAFSSALLISNLLGWSFLAGASGLVPYISLENTSGLGFTTLFRSRFKRGSRTAPRATRTRPALHGKNPVLWLLRAGGENRWRPGLLSQGWAL, from the coding sequence GTGACATTCCTCCCAATAGCGCAACGTGAGCTTCGCGCGGCGTCCCGGCGTCGAAGCACCTTCCGAGTCCGCTGGTGGACCGCACTGTGGGCAATCGTGTACGGAGGCATTTCTTTGATAGGGGCATCCTTCATCAGCGGACGGAAGGTCGGTCAGATTCTATTCGAAATGCTTACTTTTTATGCCTTCGTCCTTTGCCTGCTGGCTGGCGGCTATCTCACGTCGGATGCTCTGAGCCAGGAGCGCCGCGAGGGGACGCTGGGCCTGTTGTTTCTCACTGATTTGAAGGGCTATGACATCGTGCTGGGAAAACTCATGGCCACTTCGCTCAATGCTTTTTACTGTTTGCTCGCGCTCCTGCCGGTAACCGCTTTTCCGCTGCTGCTGGGAGGGGTGACCGGGTCCGAATTCTGGCGCATGGCGCTGGCCCTGCTGAACACGCTTTTCTTTTCTCTGGCAGCCGGCATGTTCGTCTCCACTTTCATGCGTCATTCCGAGCGCGCCATGCTCGGCGCCCTGTTTGTTGTGCTCTTGTTCGGCGCCGTCCTGCCCCTGCTCGCCGGAACCAGAATGCCCGGCCAACTCGCCCATCGCATCCATCCAGCCTGGGTTAGCCCTTTCTATGCTTTCCATTATTCAGCCGGGAATTTTTATCCCCGGCAACCACGGGCGTTTTCGAGTGCGTTACTTATCTCAAACCTCCTTGGCTGGTCTTTTCTGGCCGGGGCCAGTGGGCTTGTGCCTTATATTTCGCTGGAGAACACCAGCGGCCTGGGTTTTACCACATTATTCCGAAGCCGCTTCAAACGGGGCAGCAGAACCGCCCCAAGAGCAACTCGCACTCGACCTGCCTTGCACGGCAAAAACCCGGTCCTCTGGCTCTTGCGGGCAGGAGGAGAGAACCGCTGGAGGCCTGGGCTGTTGTCGCAGGGTTGGGCCTTGTAG